ACTGCAGGAAGAACCCCAGGTGGACTGGGAGGAAGGAGACCACGAAGACAGCTAGGCTGACTGCGATGCTGTAGATGCAGGCTCTCTGCTGCACCCAGTCCTGGGTGTGGTCTCGGCGGCCAAGCAGGATGTGGATGCTCCTGGAGGAGCAGAAGCCCATGATGCCCATGGGAAGGAGGAAGCCAAACACCTCCAGCGGGAAGAAGACCTTGGCACTCCAGGTATCGTCAGACATGTTGTGGAAGCACATGTACTTTTCCACTTTCCCATGGAAACTATAGATAGGGATGCTCCCAGTCCACACCAGGACCCAGATGGTGCAGCAGATCCCAAAGATCTTCCTGGGGGACCGGAGGTGGTTGACCAGGAGTGGGTACCGGATGGCCAAGAACCGGTCCATGCTGATGAAGCAGATGGTGAAGACGCTTCCGTACATGCTGACGAAGTAAAGGCACTCCACCAGGGTGCACAGGGACGGGTAGGGGGACTGTACCTGGGACAGGGACATCTTGAATGGGAGAGAGAGCACCAGCAGCAGGTCAAAGACCGCCAGGTTGATCATGTAGATGGAGGTGGCAGCGTAATCGGGCCACCTGTTCTTAAGGAAGGTGCTGAAGCCATGGATGGCCAGCAGGTTGAGGATCAGGCCCAGGACGAAGGTGGGGATGTGGACTGCAAACTGTAGGCTTTTCATCAGCTCATTGACGCCATCAAACAGGCAGTCACCACTGGTGTTTGGCTGACTCATGTTTCTTCCTACAACACCAACAGATCAGACGGGGCTCCTTTCACTCTCTTGAAGTGATAGATTCAAATGACTTTGTCAAGAATCACAAACACCTCCCCAGCATCATACAGCAATTCGTGCCCACTGAATCACAACtagaatacagaaaagaaaaattacctttaATCCTGCTGCCCAGATGCACATGTTACTTTTTGTGTATATCACTCCAGACTCgctttctcactctctttctaccatacacacatttttctttgacAAATATAGAACCCTGCTGTGCATGGACATCTATCTTTTAAATCAGAACTCCTTTTGTTGAAAGAAGTAACAGCACATACCCAGACCCAAACAGGCTGAAGCAAAGAGAGAGTttcacatcatggaaaatatgGAAACTAGGGTAGGGCTGACTTCAGGAGCAACTGGACCAGGGATTCAAATGCTGTTTCCAGGATTCAGCTCCTCTTATCCCCTTTGTCCTCCCCCGACCCACTTTCCTGATGGTTGGACACAGTTAACGTGCAACCAGGGATGACTGGCACCAGAGCATTGCATTCCTCTGGACACAGTAGTTGGTTAGTTCATTGGCTCAGGGACAGACATTTGACTCTCCAAGAACATGATAAGCAACACAACTTTTGCTTGGGTTTCCAGGCAGAGGGTTGGAGTCCCTTGTCAGGGATTCATATTTGCCAAGATATAAGG
This region of Theropithecus gelada isolate Dixy chromosome 12, Tgel_1.0, whole genome shotgun sequence genomic DNA includes:
- the GPR55 gene encoding G-protein coupled receptor 55, giving the protein MSQPNTSGDCLFDGVNELMKSLQFAVHIPTFVLGLILNLLAIHGFSTFLKNRWPDYAATSIYMINLAVFDLLLVLSLPFKMSLSQVQSPYPSLCTLVECLYFVSMYGSVFTICFISMDRFLAIRYPLLVNHLRSPRKIFGICCTIWVLVWTGSIPIYSFHGKVEKYMCFHNMSDDTWSAKVFFPLEVFGFLLPMGIMGFCSSRSIHILLGRRDHTQDWVQQRACIYSIAVSLAVFVVSFLPVHLGFFLQFLVRNGFIVECRAKQSISFFLQLSMCFSNVNCCLDVFCYYFVIKEFRMNIKAHRPSRVQLVLQDTTISRG